The Vanessa atalanta chromosome 2, ilVanAtal1.2, whole genome shotgun sequence DNA window TAAACACGAAGTTTAAAGATGATATTGTCAAGGGGTTAAGTTAAATTTGTAATGTTAGGGAAGTTCTAGAAGTTGCTATCGTAGTCGGAGCGGCGTCGTGAGTAGTGTGAGCGAGGGAACTCCCCCGTGTAACCGTATACTTGTGATCCTGCGCCCGCCTGCCCGTAAAGCTGCGACCCTCCGTAACTAGTTATAAAATacagaattattaaatttaatgtaatatttttaattactgcaattttaatatcgaatatGTATAAAGTATTTCTGAAGCACTTGTTTAACAAGCAAtgctgatttttaattttacaagtaaGGGAAAGCGAGTGTAAGTTTggcaatacataaaaaatatatgtttgaaaatatcTCGAACACATACCCATTGCCAGTGGTGCCATAGATTTGCGATCCCCGCCCAGAATCAGGTGTATAATGTTGCATATGCTTTTGCAACTGTGGAGTCCATTCTGATCGCCACGAATCTCCAGGGTTTGTATATGCCAGTTGCTCTATGAAGGCGGTCGACATACGCTAGAttggaagaaaaatattttgtgttgttCATACATTAACAAGTAAAGTCCTGTTCATAaatcaaaaactttaaaaaataaatatttaataataatatttttagttttttttttagatggagccgagatggccctgtggttagaacgcgtgcatcttaaccgatgatttcgggttcaaacccaggcaggcaccactgaattttcatgtgcttaatttgtgtttataattcatttcgtgctcggcggtgaaggaaaacatcgttaggaaacctgcatgtgtctaatttgaacgaaattctgccacatgtgtattctgccaacccgcattggagcagcgtggtggaatatgctccaaaccttctcctcaaagggagaggaggcctttagcccagcagtgggaaaatttacaggctgctaatgctaatgcttttaGGTggcagtttttatattaaaacaattaattttatgaactttttttatcaataatatatttatagtacctTTCCGGACGGTATGTATGGCAAGTCTCGTTCTTTCAACTGATGCATGTCATCAAATCCACCCATATGACTTTTATCAAGTTCTCGTAACATGTCTTCACTAAGTGGAATAGGCTGCTTCGTTTTGGTACTTTTTTGGCGATTGACAAGCTGAAAATGACGAATTATGCATAGTAATCGtaaggtaatattattatacattaagaattattaaacaatgaGTTCATACCACAGTCACACCAAATATAACAACGAAAAGAAGTGACGCTAGTGCTATAACAATTACAGCAATGCCCCACTGCGGAAGAAGAGATTCTTCGTCAGGAACGGCAACAGTAGGTTCCTCGCGTTTTGGTAAAACTgcaaagaaacatttaaaatattagcgaTAAATGCAAttcaattagaaaatatttaagcgaaagacataatatataccaataaatTCTGTGTATGCTGGATCCATAACAAATTTTCCCATTTCCAATTTCCCTGCAGACTTGTCAATAGTTTTGGTCATCTGTTCGTTACTTTTTCTCATTCTATCCTCATCTGGCTGGTCTCCTAACATTGCATCAGGGTCGAAGGTATCGGTCTGTTCTTCTTCCATTACAGAACCGGATTTTGCTTCGTGAAGAGATTTATGGAAAAATTTCTTCAATTGTGTTGTATCGACTCTTTGCTCCACATTATTAAGTTCAATAAAGTAATCGACGAGAACGGAGCCTTGACTGAATCCGTCTATGCGAATGCCTTTGTACCATTTGCTTAGCAGATCAGATTTTGAATAGACGGAATTAAGCtgtttagaaataaacaaaaatgatttgtcagtataaattatattctgattgttttcatacaaccttatattttattatcacaatGTATTGCTTACCTCCTCTTTCACCTCCTTAGCTAGTTTTTGCCATTCTTTGGTATGTTGATCCAAAAATTCTGGTACCCATTTAACTCCTGTAAGAAGATTAAAACAagttacatatattgtatatccTTATAAAGGGTGAGGCTTATGCTGTTGATTTATtggattatttgtttaaaaagcatcataaatgattttaatattacctgAAACTATTTTTATCGTAGCTGCTATATCGCATTCGTGGCGACAGATACCAGGAGTAGTTGGTTGAGGAGGTGCCGATGTCGTTGTAGTCGAGGTAATTAGTCGCCGTGTCGTTGATTCGGTACTTATTTCTATTTGTGGGGTCGTAGAAGTCGCGTTACGTTGCAATTCAAGCAGTCGTTCAATAGAGAAGGGCGTTGTTGAAGGTGATGGCCAACCAGTAAATTCAGTTGAAGCTCtgcaatacataaataatttgaaaatgtaacagtttttatgttttattcttttttcgATTCTATCGGtctatagtaaatatttttttcaattaattaaagttgaaaATGCAATATCATGTAATTACTGCTTGTATCGTATATTTTTTCAGTGTCACTGTTTGTTAGTCGAGATAatcaataaagaaacaaaaatatattaaacttggTGTACTCACCGTGTTGGCCAGCCCTTTTGAATCTTTGGCGTTACTTGTGATGGACCTAAGTTTGATTTTTGAGTCGTAGTTTTTCTGCTGGCTTTTCCGTTAGGTCTTGAGggaaatactaatttaaaaccaCCCGAAGATGCCGTTGTGGTACTTAATGTAGTTTCTTCTGaggtattcaatttaaatccagGAGGCAGTAAATTTGTAACATCAGCTAATTTCAATTTAACTATTGGAGATTCGTTTATATCAGTTTCAGTTTTATTGAGATTGTATCCTGGCGGTAATAAGGCAGAAATATCAACTGGTATTGCTAACTTCGgtatagttttagttttttcAGTTGTTGTTATAGTTGAAGTATTAAGTTTAAAGATTTTTGGTAAGAAAGCTGATATATCTAGTTTCtcaacatttttcaaaatatctgGTTTGTCTTTATTTTCAGTGTTAGTGGTTTCAACAACTTCTGGTTTAAAGCCTGGCGGTAAAAGTTTACTAAGATCATCTTTTTGGAACTTTTTGAATAAATCATCAGGAGTTCTTTCCTTGGGCTTATATTCTTTTGGAAGCAGGGATTTATCGTCTAATATAATAACCTTGTTTTTAGAACTAATACCAGAAGAACGACCTTGAGTACCATTTATAATTTTCGCATCGTTATTTATTAAAGGAACTGGAGTACTTGTGCTAGTCGTAGGCTTCATTGTTGTAGTAGTTGATGTTGTCGTCGTTGTCGTAGTACTGGTACGTTTATCTTTAAATGATTGTCGTGGCTTGTATCCTGGTGGCAGTAAGCCTGAAAGATCATCCATAACtgttaccaatttttttttcggttttgGTGTAGTTGAAGTCGTTAGTCTATGagcaaatttctttatttgtacTGGCAACGGGTCTGGAGAAGATCTTTCTGTGGCAACAGTGAATTGTGTACTTTTCAAAGTAAACACATTTACCGTCGTAGGGGTAGTGGTCGTTGTGGTAGTCGTAGTACTAGTAGTGGTGCTGGTTGCCTTAGTCGTCTGTTCTGTTGTCGTTTCTGTTATCaactctatatttttattctctttATTAAGACTTCCAGATAGCACTGCGCTAGATAATTCTGATTGTATGCTATCCAATTTATCGTTTATATTTTCAGTCGACGAAGAACTGTTAATGAGACTACTAGAATCATGCTTCGGATTTTGAGTAATAGACTCTTCTTCTTCCTCGTCTTCTGTCAATACTTGTTTCTTTTCTTCTTGCTCTACTGTTGGGAAAGGAAGGAACCGAGCGCCAGAAACACTTCGACTTGTTTGCACAGAGGCAACTACGATCCAATTTTCTGTTGTCACTGGGAAAgattcattattttcattattcattGCAAAAGTTACAGCTGATTTGGGTGTAGACGGGTAAGTTACATCAGGTATTGAAATAGTACCATTTACAACACTTTTAGTGGTAACAACAGAGACAACTTCTTGACCTAAAATGGATGGTGTTTCAATAGATGTATCATCTTcttttgaaaatgtaaatttcaAACTCGGTGCAGTAGTATCGCTATCATTTCCTTGGTCTGGCCGATCGATAACCGTCGTATcaataaattgcttaaaattgtcATCTTTTACCATCGTATTATTCGGTTTCATAACTAATATATCAAAAgacttagtattattaattggtACTTCAACAGACACTTTTTCAGGTTCTTCAGTAGCATCGTATTCATCATAAATATCAGTAACCGGTTCTGCAGAAGTCTTTATAGTTTTTGAGGTTGTTGTATGTTTTACTTCAGTGTCATCTTCATCATCGTAGTATTCAACATACTCCCCTTCTTCATCTAGATCTTCATTGAGGTCATCTTCATGTGTTTCATCAGTATCGTTGGTTTTTATTGTTGTAGTAGTTGAAGCGGTAATAGTTGTAGATGTTTTTGTCGAAGATTCAAGAGACATCAACATTGGAGCAGAATCATTTGGTATATTATCATGGTTCATTGAACTTGCATCTGGTTTGCTATCATCTGTTTCAGcagttttgtttgattttataactTGCACATCGTAGGATGCTtggttatttttcattaattctcTAAATGAACTTATGTCACTAATATCATCTTCAAGAAGAGGTTCCAAATCTAAAAGTGTTTTGTATTCTGTTGAAGAACCATGGTAACTAATAGGAGTATTTTTAATAGGTTTAAaaccatttatattatatttagtttccgGCACACTAGGAGAAACTTTTTTGATGTCTATTGAAGGAGAATCAAAGTGAGAAAATCTCGaattatttggttttatattgattttttgtcTACCCGCAAGTTTAGTGGGATTGTACGTTGTGACTTTATGACGATCAAATAAATCTTGATCATCGTTGTCAATTTCGTCATCATGTACAATATGACCGCTTTGTCCATTGCTTTTAAGACTGTTTCCATCAAAAGGTAAATTTTTGTATCTATTATTTTGAAGATAATCTATATCAggattatttaatgtaatttgtcCCAAAAATGTTTCAGGTTTCGATGGATCGTTTTGGTAAGCAACGGAATGTATTTGTGATACATCTGGTCTCTTTGTAGAAGCTGGATGCACAAGTTGAAAATTATAAGGTAAAGAAGGCCTAAACCTTTGCCGTTGCGATGTCGTAAATTCGGGTTGGTTTATGTAATACTGCGTACCAGACTGACTTCTGCCTGTCGGTAATTGAAAAGGCGAAGGATTTTGATCGTAGTTTGGGACCGGAAATCTAACACGCCCTTCATTATATAGGGGCTGTTGTGGTGATGATGCTACTCTGTAACTATCACCATGCTCGAAGAATGAAGTTGCCGGTCGACTATTTGGAAATATAGGCGGTTGTACTTGAGCAAAACTTCTTTCTGGTGTGTAGTAAAAGTCGTTTTCATCTGAAACaatcgaaataaatttatgttaagcaTGTTATGGCTGGCAATAGATGCAAAGTTTTACAAGGTAAtagtaatactttaaattacaaataaaaatagttttgaagcGTTGCAACTCTTGGTGAGTAATCCTTGAAGAATGGGTGGAATGCTggtttccgaaccggttgtcGGTTCGGTATTTTATTGCTATGTCGATTGATCGatcgataataaaatattatgggaATAATTCTCGTGACTAaactctaataaaataataatattgttataaagtatcaaatatttactaataatataatttatactattctGCAAACCTAAGTTAATCGGTTAATATATTGCTATTAATTCTTGAAAAAGAAGAACGATGATCAACTGTGTTAGATCAGATAGCTATCAAAATATCAAATagctatcaaattaaaaaatatttattgtttaatttacattaaattatatgcaataGTCGTAAAGTATTAAAATCGATACTGGAAAATAGtaataaaggaaataataattaaatctaaatcattcaataatagtagttaatatgtatttaattgtatgatTTGATGAGGGTTTGTTAGACAACAGGACGTTAACAATGTTTTTCgtaacattgaaaaaatattcaaaggaaTCAATAGTATTGTTGAGGTTTGCGCAATAACAGGCTAACCAGTAGTAATTTGAAAAGCAATGCAAATTAGTATTTGGGCTATAAACTCACTTAGCACTACAAAGCAACACCAAATTACGGAGCAAACAGAGCAATAACTTAATGGATTTCACGAGTTTGCTTCGTACTAATTTTCCTTTGTTAACAATCTTAATCCAATTTTATCCTTAGCAAagtttgtcatttatttaaaaaataaagagaaacATGCTACTTTTCCTAATGTTTTTGTAATGGATACGTaggaagaaaatatttacatgtgaGGGAATTTTTATCGATCCGCGATTCCTTTAGAACAAAATCGGAAGGTtccatttatgaaataaatttaacaggaTATTCGTACGTAATATATAGCTTAAATTTTTGGAACATATGtggtttatttgatttaatagtcCTTATAACAAATAACTTGGGCCATCAACATCAAGAGCTCAGGTGTTGTCATAACAATTAATCGACTGTAAAtggtatacatttatatatgtattggactatacaattatatatgtactttatagatatatcgatatataatagaagatatattcaaatattctgCTTAACCTTGTATATCAACAagttagttaataatatttttttatacgatatattttagtaaaactagatagtagatataatttaattttcattactcgttaataatattaattaaaaaaaagaatttataaatattgtaatgtcgTTGCTGTCGGTACcaattctttatattaaaactttctcAACAACATGCCTGAAAGTTTTAGACTGTCAAGAAGTTTGTTTTGTGCATTTTGTAGTTTTATTCACCTTGTTTTGAGTTCGTTTGTTTTGCTTTATGTCATTATTTCACATTGACTGAAACTTGCTTCAGAATTATCTCatctaattttgttattttatacttcATAAAGTTTTAATGTCGCATATAAATAAcgccacaaaaaatatttcaatgtaataaaaaacatttaatggaTTAATtgtgtgaatattttaattaaacgtaattatATAAGGACTTCTAGAAAATAAGAAGAAAGTGATCGTTTCTGGTTTATGTCTGTTGGATAATCACTAGGAAATTACTTTCTGCGTATCATATCCCTAATTAAGGATGACGGTTAAGGCTCGATGGAAGTGTCACTAAGCGTAATAGGAAATCGATAAATCGTTCCGAATATACGCAGTTCACTCCACGTGCTAGTCATAAAATAGATTCGGAATaaccaattctaaaaatattacgatagaTATCAAAACTGTAAATATCACACAGCGTTCTTAtgacgttattaaaatattattctgttgtaaattattaaatgtagtaacaaaaacaataattttatattattaagtaaatactcAACTGTAAAAggcttatttatataactattttataacatagaatttgtcttgaatattttataagtatgtatagcATAAAATAATTCGACGACCATAATTTGAAGAAAACAATAATGACCTACTATTATTATGACTTTATATCGAGAAAATTTTCTTGAATATAAACTCATGGCctgactataaatatttaatttcataaaagccagtcgctgagtttctttcgccggttcttctcatatCTGAGGTATTACAGAAGCCGTAGTAGATTTATGAGTATCAATAAGAATATTGATCTTATTATTCTTGTGatcatatattttcattatgagATCAGACCTGTGCAAAAGTCTGACCTTAGAGCCGGCGCTAACTTGAGTTTGAAACCGTAATTTTCAATTAAGATTCGCATGCTCTAAAGTCTAAACAGTCATGAGTTCATGTAATATCCACCATAATAATACGAttaactcataaaatattttatcgctaAACAATAATCCGGAAAGATAATAAGAAATCCGGTTGAAATAGTCGCTTTTTTAGTATAGTCCAGgataatatacatacgtattttaatttgtaatatatttacagcTGATTTCCTTGCCCGTTCTAAGCTATGATATGTGTAACTTCAAAATGATAATTCGAAAGTTTTATAAGAGCCaacttgaataatttaaaaggttaatcattataatactaaatctaataaaattataaaacacgtGTTCAAATAACTCAAAATCTCCGCTCATAAATATtaggaataaaataacataattttgtataaaaaaacttcTTAGTAAAATTCAACATACCTTATCTTGAATAGATACGGAAATAATGTAATACGTGTTGGCGTTATTTCCTGAGGGTGATACACAAACAGACGTGATAAAATTGCGAGCAAGCGTACACTGGCTTGTATTcctcaatattattttcattggaatttcgttcttattttttaagcaataaaggCCAAAGGTACTTACTGTAACGGTATAAAACAATGGTACCCTTCAGCTTATTGTGCGAGTGtcgtaataataaaacgatttatatGTATGAATATGCATATAGTTATCTCGTAAACATATTTCAGTTATATTGTTTCTGAATTTTGGATAATTAAAAGGTAAATCGAAATGAGTAAGAGACTTAATTACTTTGAAAATGCTTCAATGAGCTTTTAAGTGATCGTGTATTCTTAAGGGCTCAACACCTCAAACTCATTATCATGAGACCAAAGATATTTATCAAAGcaaaattcaacattttttctataataatttaccttACGGTTAAGTATAAatcttttacttatttaatcaaaaataatagaatcacttgattatatttaattatatataaaaatgaaataaatattttatttaaaaacattcatttgtttttatccaTCATAGACtattactatacatataaataaaactgaagtgACACGACTAATCATCTAATACCGTTGctaattatttcagtaatttcGTTACCATCAGTAGCAACCTGGAGACGCTTCAGATTTCCCGTGCCATCGAATTATAACAGACAGAAAATAGTACCGGAATGACCACAATAATCGATATCGGTCAGAAGGACATCatcatattcattattaatagatgttttaattgttattgtttaagcCTTAATCCCTAATGTGATAATAtttgactttaatataatataatttcatcacTAAGCcagttttacaattttatcgAAACCACTgacaagatataatatatacatatgctcTTTCGAGAGTGAAGTGACGTTATACTTGGCCCAATACCGAAATTACTTGAAGTGAAAAAAGGCGGCAAAAAATTCGGCTTTCATTTCTCCGATGTCATATCGATGACTTTAGGGAAAACGCAAAAAGAGAGTGAAATTTCACTACGCGTATGAAATGTAACTGCTCTTTCGAGGCCAATAATTTTACTGAATAAATCACGCGAGTTCATTacgaaaaaggttttatacaGAGGCTACATTACTACtttctatagatttttttaaaatattaaatttttaagttgagtaaatattatatgactatatttattgaaataaatatcgatattcAGCTGTCGAAATCAACATCacttagaaaacaataaaatgtctaatttgataaacataattcgaaatttgaataatttttgaagattttatatttacggTACATTTAATAGTACGTCCTttgaagattattataatttagcttGCATTATAAGGAGAGAAAATTGCGTAACTTATCTCAATCAAATCTGACAGTTCTCACGGTCTTACCGTTGTTTCCATCCATTTTTCAACACTTACGCTCAGTCGGTGAATATTTGGAAACGT harbors:
- the LOC125069253 gene encoding mucin-4; translated protein: MGRRRWRFATIVAFLLFITKDTQCQDENDFYYTPERSFAQVQPPIFPNSRPATSFFEHGDSYRVASSPQQPLYNEGRVRFPVPNYDQNPSPFQLPTGRSQSGTQYYINQPEFTTSQRQRFRPSLPYNFQLVHPASTKRPDVSQIHSVAYQNDPSKPETFLGQITLNNPDIDYLQNNRYKNLPFDGNSLKSNGQSGHIVHDDEIDNDDQDLFDRHKVTTYNPTKLAGRQKINIKPNNSRFSHFDSPSIDIKKVSPSVPETKYNINGFKPIKNTPISYHGSSTEYKTLLDLEPLLEDDISDISSFRELMKNNQASYDVQVIKSNKTAETDDSKPDASSMNHDNIPNDSAPMLMSLESSTKTSTTITASTTTTIKTNDTDETHEDDLNEDLDEEGEYVEYYDDEDDTEVKHTTTSKTIKTSAEPVTDIYDEYDATEEPEKVSVEVPINNTKSFDILVMKPNNTMVKDDNFKQFIDTTVIDRPDQGNDSDTTAPSLKFTFSKEDDTSIETPSILGQEVVSVVTTKSVVNGTISIPDVTYPSTPKSAVTFAMNNENNESFPVTTENWIVVASVQTSRSVSGARFLPFPTVEQEEKKQVLTEDEEEEESITQNPKHDSSSLINSSSSTENINDKLDSIQSELSSAVLSGSLNKENKNIELITETTTEQTTKATSTTTSTTTTTTTTTPTTVNVFTLKSTQFTVATERSSPDPLPVQIKKFAHRLTTSTTPKPKKKLVTVMDDLSGLLPPGYKPRQSFKDKRTSTTTTTTTSTTTTMKPTTSTSTPVPLINNDAKIINGTQGRSSGISSKNKVIILDDKSLLPKEYKPKERTPDDLFKKFQKDDLSKLLPPGFKPEVVETTNTENKDKPDILKNVEKLDISAFLPKIFKLNTSTITTTEKTKTIPKLAIPVDISALLPPGYNLNKTETDINESPIVKLKLADVTNLLPPGFKLNTSEETTLSTTTASSGGFKLVFPSRPNGKASRKTTTQKSNLGPSQVTPKIQKGWPTRASTEFTGWPSPSTTPFSIERLLELQRNATSTTPQIEISTESTTRRLITSTTTTSAPPQPTTPGICRHECDIAATIKIVSGVKWVPEFLDQHTKEWQKLAKEVKEELNSVYSKSDLLSKWYKGIRIDGFSQGSVLVDYFIELNNVEQRVDTTQLKKFFHKSLHEAKSGSVMEEEQTDTFDPDAMLGDQPDEDRMRKSNEQMTKTIDKSAGKLEMGKFVMDPAYTEFIVLPKREEPTVAVPDEESLLPQWGIAVIVIALASLLFVVIFGVTVLVNRQKSTKTKQPIPLSEDMLRELDKSHMGGFDDMHQLKERDLPYIPSGKRMSTAFIEQLAYTNPGDSWRSEWTPQLQKHMQHYTPDSGRGSQIYGTTGNGYGGSQLYGQAGAGSQVYGYTGEFPRSHYSRRRSDYDSNF